The following proteins come from a genomic window of Methylorubrum populi:
- a CDS encoding response regulator transcription factor: protein MRLLVVEDDRDINRQVVAALEEAGYVADKAFDGEEGGYLGENEPYDAIILDMGLPKADGVTVLQNWRRAGVKTPVIILTARDRWSDKVDGFDAGADDYVTKPFHMEELMARVRAILRRAAGHASSQIACGPVTLDTRSGRVFVDGAPIKLTSHEYRLLSYLMHHTGRVVSRAELTEHLYDQDFDRDSNTIEVFVGRLRKKLAVDLIQTVRGLGYLIDPNQPPGRG from the coding sequence GTGCGTCTGCTCGTGGTCGAGGATGACCGTGACATCAACCGGCAGGTCGTGGCCGCGCTCGAAGAGGCCGGCTACGTCGCCGACAAGGCGTTCGACGGCGAGGAGGGCGGCTATCTCGGCGAGAACGAGCCCTACGACGCGATCATCCTCGATATGGGCCTGCCCAAGGCCGACGGCGTCACCGTGCTCCAGAACTGGCGCCGGGCCGGGGTGAAGACCCCCGTCATCATCCTCACCGCCCGCGACCGCTGGTCCGACAAGGTCGACGGCTTCGATGCCGGCGCCGACGACTACGTCACCAAGCCCTTCCACATGGAGGAGCTGATGGCCCGGGTGCGCGCCATCCTCCGCCGCGCGGCGGGGCATGCGTCGAGCCAGATCGCCTGCGGTCCCGTCACCCTCGACACCCGTTCCGGCCGCGTCTTCGTCGACGGCGCCCCGATCAAGCTGACGAGCCACGAGTACCGGCTGCTGTCCTACCTGATGCACCATACCGGCCGCGTCGTCTCCCGCGCCGAGCTGACCGAGCACCTCTACGACCAGGATTTCGACCGCGATTCCAACACCATCGAGGTGTTCGTCGGGCGGCTGAGAAAGAAGCTCGCCGTCGATCTGATCCAGACGGTGCGGGGCCTGGGCTACCTGATCGATCCGAACCAG
- a CDS encoding PepSY domain-containing protein: MRQALALLIVVSTAAVLAAGAVGPLAEETGALAPVPAQREPLNRGDDCLSPADLREAVAEKRVVPPIAAIRAARQIVPRAEIQRASLCRHEAGLVYLLTALRRDGHFMHVMVDAQSGQVSGQW; encoded by the coding sequence ATGCGCCAAGCTCTCGCCCTGCTGATCGTCGTTTCGACCGCCGCGGTTCTCGCGGCGGGGGCGGTCGGCCCGCTTGCCGAGGAGACCGGGGCCCTCGCGCCCGTGCCGGCGCAACGGGAGCCGCTGAACCGCGGCGACGATTGCCTGTCGCCCGCCGACTTGCGCGAGGCGGTGGCCGAGAAGCGCGTCGTGCCGCCCATCGCCGCGATCCGCGCGGCGCGCCAGATCGTTCCCCGCGCCGAAATTCAGCGGGCGAGCCTGTGCCGCCATGAGGCGGGACTCGTCTACCTGCTGACGGCCTTGCGCCGGGACGGGCATTTCATGCACGTCATGGTCGATGCCCAATCGGGACAGGTGAGCGGGCAATGGTAA
- a CDS encoding DUF2793 domain-containing protein produces MADTTPSLALPLIAGGQAQKHVTHNEALAQLDALVQLAVLDKDRTAPPASPAEGDRYLIAARDPSGAWAGWAGRIARFQDGAWLSLTPRAGWTAFVADEAEPYLFTGSAWMPLRATLTALQNLSRLGIGTGADADNPFAAKLNKALWTALTSAEGGSGDLRYTLNKQAAGNVLSLLCRPGSPPAPRSVSRATTTFA; encoded by the coding sequence ATGGCCGACACGACCCCGAGTCTCGCCCTGCCGCTGATCGCCGGCGGGCAAGCCCAGAAACACGTCACCCACAACGAGGCGCTGGCGCAGCTCGACGCGCTGGTTCAGCTCGCCGTTCTCGACAAGGACCGCACCGCGCCGCCCGCGAGCCCCGCCGAGGGCGACCGCTACCTGATCGCCGCGCGCGATCCGAGCGGCGCCTGGGCGGGGTGGGCCGGCCGCATCGCCCGGTTCCAGGACGGCGCGTGGCTGTCGCTGACGCCGCGGGCGGGCTGGACCGCCTTCGTCGCCGACGAGGCCGAGCCCTACCTCTTCACCGGCTCGGCCTGGATGCCGCTGCGGGCCACGCTGACCGCCCTGCAAAACCTCTCCCGCCTCGGGATCGGCACGGGGGCGGATGCGGACAACCCCTTCGCGGCCAAGCTCAACAAGGCGCTCTGGACCGCGCTGACGAGCGCCGAGGGCGGCAGCGGGGATCTGCGTTACACCCTCAACAAGCAGGCGGCCGGCAACGTCCTCTCCCTGCTATGCAGACCGGGTTCTCCGCCCGCGCCGAGATCGGTCTCACGGGCGACGACGACCTTCGCGTGA